The proteins below are encoded in one region of Brassica napus cultivar Da-Ae chromosome A6, Da-Ae, whole genome shotgun sequence:
- the LOC106347396 gene encoding probable pectin methylesterase CGR2, with amino-acid sequence MARRQVGSTRRLGDGGSFPFAGALHSKSRSSPLLSICLVLVGACLLIGYAYSGPGIFKSIKEVSKVTGDYSCTAEVQRAVSVLKKAYGDGMRKVLHVGPETCSVVSTLLKEDETEAWGIEPYDIEDADSHCKSLVSKGLVRVADIKFPLPYRPKSFSLVIVSDALDYLSPKYLNKTVPELARVASDGVVLFAGLPGQQRAKVAELSKFGRPAKMRSASWWNRFFVQTSLEENEAPSKKFEQAVSKGSYKPACQVFHLKPLH; translated from the exons ATGGCGAGAAGGCAAGTAGGTTCAACACGGCGTTTAGGAGATGGTGGAAGCTTCCCTTTTGCTGGAGCTTTGCACTCCAAGTCTAGATCTTCTCCGCTGCTATCTATTTGCCTTGTTCTTGTG GGGGCTTGCCTACTCATAGGTTACGCTTACAGTGGTCCAG GAATCTTTAAAAGTATCAAAGAAGTCAGCAAGGTTACAG GTGATTATTCTTGCACAGCCGAAGTCCAAAGAGCCGTTTCTGTTCTGAAGAAGGCTTACGGAGATGGGATGCGCAAGGTCTTGCACGTAGGCCCTGAGACATGCTCTGTGGTTTCCACTCTATTGAAAGAAGATGAGACTGAAGCATGGGGTATCGAACCCTATGACATCGAGGATGCTGATTCTCACTGCAAGAGTCTTGTCAGCAAAGGCCTTGTACGTGTCGCTGATATCAAGTTCCCTCTGCCTTACCGCCCAAAATCCTTCTCTCTTGTTATCGTCTCAGATGCTCTGGATTATCTCTCTCCCAAGTACCTGAACAAGACCGTTCCTGAACTCGCCAGGGTTGCTTCAGATGGTGTAGTTCTTTTTGCAG GTCTCCCTGGTCAGCAGAGAGCTAAAGTTGCTGAATTGTCCAAGTTCGGTCGTCCC GCTAAAATGCGTAGCGCATCGTGGTGGAACCGTTTCTTCGTCCAGACATCCTTAGAAGAAAACGAAGCACCAAGCAAGAAGTTTGAACAGGCTGTATCCAAAGGATCATACAAACCAGCCTGCCAAGTCTTCCACCTTAAGCCACTACATTAA
- the LOC106347395 gene encoding pentatricopeptide repeat-containing protein At3g49710-like, producing the protein MNQTQWTLKSFRDLLLKCVAERDLFTGKTLHARYVKSLVASSTYLSNHFVNLYSKCGRLSSARAAFDCTEQPNVFSYNVIVKAYAKDSKIHIARQLFDEIPQPDTVSYNTLISGYADARETVSAMILFKRMRELGFEVDGFTLSGLIAACCDRVELIMQLHCFAVSGGFDSYSSVNNAFVSYYSKGGLLREAVSVFYGMGELRDEVSWNSMIVAYGQHKEGAKALALYREMILKGFKIDMYTLASVLNALTSLNDLIGGCQFHGKLIKAGFHQNSHVGSGLIDFYSKCGGRNGMSDAEKVFQEILSPDLVIWNTMISGYSMNEELAEEAVRSFRQMQRIGHRPDDCSFVCVSSACSNLCSTSQGKQIHGLAIKSHIPSNRISVNNSLISMYYENGNLQDARRVFDRMPELNAVTYNCMIKGYAQHGRVTDALLLYQRMLDSGIAPNNITFVAVLSACVHSGKVAEGQNYFNTMKERFKIEPEAEHYSCMIDLLGRAGKLEEAERFIDSMPFKAGPVAWAALLNACRKHKNIALAERAAKELMAMKPNADTPYVMLANMYTDAGRWEEMAAVRKLMRSRRIRKKPGCSWIEVKKKEHVFVAEDWSHPMIREVCEYLEEMMKKMKELGYVMDKKWAMVKVDEAGEGEEEMRLGHHSEKLAVAFGLMSTGHGEEIVVKKNLRICGDCHNAIKFMSEVADREIIVRDNLRFHCFKDGKCSCGDYW; encoded by the coding sequence ATGAACCAGACACAATGGACACTCAAATCTTTTCGAGACCTTCTTCTGAAATGCGTTGCGGAGAGAGATCTCTTCACAGGGAAAACCCTTCACGCTCGCTACGTGAAATCCCTCGTAGCTTCTTCCACTTACCTCTCAAACCACTTCGTAAACCTCTACTCCAAATGTGGACGCCTCTCCTCCGCACGTGCCGCATTCGACTGCACGGAACAACCCAATGTCTTCTCTTACAACGTAATCGTCAAAGCCTACGCGAAAGACTCGAAAATCCACATCGCACGGCAGTTGTTCGACGAAATTCCTCAACCAGACACGGTCTCTTACAACACCCTCATCTCCGGGTACGCTGATGCTAGAGAAACTGTCTCCGCGATGATCTTGTTCAAGAGGATGAGAGAGCTGGGTTTTGAGGTTGATGGGTTTACGTTATCAGGGTTGATAGCAGCTTGTTGTGACCGCGTTGAGTTGATAATGCAGCTTCATTGTTTCGCTGTGTCGGGAGGTTTTGATTCTTACTCTTCTGTGAACAATGCTTTCGTCTCGTATTACAGTAAAGGAGGGCTTTTGAGAGAGGCGGTGTCTGTGTTTTACGGGATGGGTGAGTTAAGAGATGAAGTTTCATGGAACTCGATGATTGTGGCTTACGGGCAGCACAAGGAAGGAGCAAAGGCTTTAGCTTTGTATAGAGAAATGATCTTGAAAGGGTTCAAGATCGATATGTATACATTGGCAAGTGTTTTGAATGCTCTCACGAGCTTGAATGATCTGATCGGTGGTTGTCAGTTCCACGGTAAGCTAATCAAGGCTGGATTTCACCAAAACTCACACGTGGGAAGTGGTTTGATCGATTTCTACTCGAAATGTGGAGGTCGTAACGGTATGTCTGATGCAGAGAAGGTGTTCCAAGAGATTCTATCGCCGGATTTAGTTATCTGGAACACGATGATCTCAGGGTATTCAATGAACGAGGAACTCGCTGAAGAAGCTGTGAGGAGTTTCAGACAGATGCAGCGTATAGGACATAGACCTGACGACTGCAGTTTTGTCTGTGTCTCAAGCGCTTGCTCGAATCTCTGCTCCACTTCTCAAGGTAAACAGATACATGGCTTGGCGATCAAGTCACACATTCCTTCGAATAGAATCTCTGTGAACAACTCGTTGATCTCCATGTATTACGAGAACGGGAACCTTCAAGACGCGAGGCGAGTGTTTGATCGTATGCCAGAGCTTAATGCTGTAACGTACAACTGTATGATCAAAGGCTATGCACAGCACGGGCGTGTAACAGATGCTTTGCTCTTGTACCAACGGATGCTGGACTCGGGTATTGCGCCTAACAATATAACCTTTGTAGCCGTTCTTTCAGCTTGTGTACACTCTGGTAAAGTCGCTGAGGGTCAGAACTACTTCAACACCATGAAGGAGAGGTTTAAGATCGAACCAGAGGCTGAGCACTATTCTTGCATGATTGATCTTTTGGGAAGAGCAGGGAAGCTAGAAGAGGCGGAGAGATTCATAGACTCGATGCCGTTTAAGGCAGGCCCTGTTGCTTGGGCCGCGTTGCTCAACGCTTgtagaaaacacaaaaacatagcTCTTGCGGAGAGAGCAGCTAAGGAGCTTATGGCGATGAAACCTAACGCCGACACGCCGTATGTGATGCTAGCAAACATGTATACGGATGCAGGAAGATGGGAAGAGATGGCGGCGGTGAGGAAATTAATGAGGTCGAGAAGGATAAGGAAGAAGCCAGGATGCAGTTGGATagaagtgaagaagaaggagcatGTATTCGTGGCGGAAGATTGGTCTCACCCAATGATACGTGAAGTGTGTGAGTACCtagaggagatgatgaagaagatgaaggagCTTGGGTATGTGATGGATAAGAAATGGGCAATGGTGAAGGTGGATGAGgcgggagaaggagaagaagagatgaggcTAGGACATCACAGCGAGAAGCTAGCCGTGGCGTTCGGGTTGATGTCGACAGGACATGGAGAGGAGATAGTTGTGAAGAAGAATCTCAGGATATGTGGGGATTGTCACAATGCGATCAAGTTCATGTCTGAGGTTGCGGATAGAGAGATCATTGTACGGGATAACCTTAGGTTCCATTGCTTTAAAGATGGCAAGTGTTCATGTGGGGATTATTGGTAA
- the LOC106347394 gene encoding pentatricopeptide repeat-containing protein At3g49730 produces MRRFSTILDLCLSKRRLLLPSSRIDLITKRFHISRHDSVESTEIVNGSGYERKQEDELVEKIYRILRNYHSRVPKLELALNESSIDLQPGLIVQVLDRCGDAGNLGYRFFLWASNQPSYRHSYQVCKSMVKILSKMRQFGAVWALLDEMKNQNPHLIEAELFVVLMRRFASANMAKKAVEVLDEMPKYGIEPDEFVFGSLVDALCKNGCVKDASTLLEDMRERFPPNLRCFTSLLYGWCREGKLIEAKNVLVQMKEAGIEPDIVVFTNLLSGYAHAGKMADAYDLMKDMRRRGFEPNANCYTVLIQALCKMEKRMDEAMRVFVEMERYGCEADIVTYTALISGFCKWGMIDKGYSVLDDMRKKGVVPSQVTYMQIMVAHEKKEQFEECLELIEKMKERGCHPDLLIYNVVIRLACKLGEVKEAVRLWSEMEATNGLSPGADTFVIMINGFTSQGYLVEACDHFKEMVSRGIFSAPQYGTLKTLLNTLVRDDRVEMAKDVWSCISNKSSSCELNVAAWTIWIHALLARGHVKEACSYCLEMMDMDLMPQPDTYVKLMKGLNKLYNRTIAGEITEKVMKMASEREMSFKMYKRRGEEDLIEKAKPKGNKEGKKKGTGDRNQHKWGEYRRSDRLLMLRTLSLARDHLRSKAQISSSPFSPPSTIRALSSPFSSKRHAPKATEEEAPAALKESVLLYPKDPSSTPKLFLVQPRLTPPKFLQAKLNEALCLANSLEEQRYGYFESDFFDKELPSHVVVQNPIARSSKPRVDTYFGRGTVDNIQCHLNAEDSKEEVDAVFINAILSAIQQRNLERIWGKPVLDRVGLIIEIFNAHAHTKEAKLQAELAALMYKKSRLVRVRGTDGRQTFGQFGEAEVVSARGRAASKGTGFVGGAGETELQLQRRRIADRRLRLLSQIKEAQRTRLLQRAARKRQSGLAGKSLATIAVVGYTNAGKSTLTSALTRTALYCNERLFATLDPTLKNAILPSGRKVLFSDTVGFISDLPIQLVEAFQSTLEEVVEADLLLHVVDSTAPNIEEHRSTVFHVLNQIGVPEEKLKNMIEVWNKIDYEEEEEEEEEDMHYLEDGKGEEEEEEEEEEEEEEEEEEEAELSEDSIAEETEATVDEDQIQNQEDDSDEWLLSEDENVSDSELWKVPEEAKVDAAQKSGPDVRVSALTGVGLKELMYLIDEKLSGEDEKRKSETIVERNDFQSRKWRPSFKDDEEFAAGQ; encoded by the exons atgcGTAGGTTCTCAACCATACTCGATCTTTGCCTCAGCAAACGCCGTCTTCTCTTACCATCTTCTCGAATCGATCTCATCACCAAAAGGTTTCACATTTCCAGACATGACTCCGTGGAGTCAACCGAGATAGTTAACGGGTCTGGATACGAGCGTAAGCAGGAAGATGAACTCGTGGAGAAGATATACAGAATATTACGAAACTACCATTCTAGGGTTCCGAAGTTGGAGCTTGCTCTCAACGAATCAAGTATCGATCTTCAACCCGGGCTAATCGTCCAAGTGCTGGATCGTTGCGGCGATGCTGGCAATCTAGGTTACAGATTCTTCCTCTGGGCATCGAACCAACCTAGCTATCGCCACAGCTACCAAGTCTGCAAATCGATGGTGAAGATTCTCAGTAAAATGCGTCAGTTCGGAGCTGTCTGGGCTTTGCTCGACGAGATGAAGAACCAGAATCCTCACTTGATTGAGGCGGAGCTCTTCGTTGTACTGATGCGGAGGTTTGCTTCTGCTAACATGGCCAAGAAAGCGGTCGAGGTGCTCGACGAAATGCCAAAGTACGGGATCGAGCCTGACGAGTTTGTTTTCGGAAGCTTGGTAGACGCGTTGTGCAAGAACGGTTGTGTCAAGGATGCTTCGACGCTTTTGGAGGACATGAGAGAGAGGTTTCCTCCGAATCTACGGTGTTTCACTTCCTTGCTGTACGGTTGGTGTAGGGAAGGGAAGTTGATTGAAGCTAAGAATGTTTTGGTTCAGATGAAGGAAGCAGGGATTGAGCCTGACATTGTTGTTTTCACTAACTTGCTTAGCGGCTATGCTCACGCTGGTAAGATGGCGGATGCGTATGATCTTATGAAGGATATGAGGAGGAGAGGGTTTGAGCCGAATGCGAATTGTTATACGGTTTTGATCCAGGCCTTGTGTAAGATGGAGAAGAGGATGGATGAGGCTATGAGGGTTTTTGTTGAGATGGAGAGGTATGGGTGTGAGGCTGATATAGTGACTTACACCGCCTTGATTAGTGGGTTTTGTAAGTGGGGGATGATTGATAAGGGTTATAGTGTTTTAGATGATATGAGGAAGAAAGGAGTTGTGCCGTCGCAGGTAACGTATATGCAGATAATGGTGGCTCATGAGAAGAAGGAACAGTTTGAAGAGTGTTTGGAGTTGATTGAGAAGATGAAGGAGAGAGGTTGTCATCCTGATCTTCTTATCTACAATGTAGTGATCAGATTGGCGTGTAAGTTAGGAGAAGTGAAAGAAGCTGTTAGGTTATGGAGTGAAATGGAAGCTACTAATGGTTTAAGCCCTGGAGCTGATACCTTTGTTATTATGATCAACGGGTTTACAAGCCAAGGTTATCTAGTTGAAGCATGCGATCACTTCAAAGAAATGGTAAGCCGAGGGATATTCTCTGCGCCGCAATATGGAACATTGAAGACACTGCTGAACACTCTTGTTAGAGATGATAGGGTGGAAATGGCGAAAGATGTTTGGAGTTGCATATCGAACAAAAGCTCTTCTTGTGAGCTGAATGTAGCGGCGTGGACAATATGGATCCATGCTTTGTTGGCGAGAGGTCACGTGAAGGAGGCGTGTTCGTATTGTCTGGAAATGATGGATATGGATTTGATGCCGCAGCCTGATACTTATGTGAAGCTCATGAAAGGATTGAATAAACTGTACAATAGGACGATCGCTGGAGAGATAACAGAGAAGGTGATGAAGATGGCgagtgagagagagatgagTTTTAAGATGTATAAGAGGAGAGGTGAGGAGGATTTGATTGAGAAAGCTAAACCTAAGGGGAATAAAGAAGGGAAGAAGAAAGGAACAGGTGATCGTAATCAGCATAAGTGGGGAG AGTATCGTCGTTCGGATCGTCTCTTGATGTTGAGGACACTGTCTCTCGCTCGGGACCATCTCAGATCCAAAGCGCAAATATCGTCTTCTCCATTTTCACCTCCTTCTACCATTCGTGCCCTCTCTTCTCCATTTTCTTCGAAGCGACATGCGCCTAAGGCTACCGAAGAAGAAGCACCGGCGGCTCTAAAAGAATCCGTTTTGCTGTACCCGAAAGACCCGTCGAGCACACCCAAGCTCTTCCTTGTCCAGCCTCGTCTAACTCCGCCTAAGTTTCTTCAGGCCAAGCTTAACGAAGCGCTCTGCCTCGCGAATTCGCTTGAAGAACAGAGATATGGCTACTTCGAATCTGATTTCTTCGACAAGGAACTGCCTTCTCACGTTGTTGTCCAAAACCCTATTGCCAGGTCGTCTAAACCTCGCGTAG ATACTTATTTCGGGCGTGGGACTGTAGACAACATCCAATGCCATCTTAATGCTGAAGATTCCAAG GAAGAAGTTGATGCCGTTTTCATTAACGCCATTTTGTCAGCAATTCAGCAACGGAACTTGGAG AGAATATGGGGAAAACCAGTACTAGATCGTGTAGGCCTTATTATAGAAATATTCAACGCTCATGCGCATACCAAGGAAGCAAAACTCCAG GCTGAGTTAGCAGCTCTGATGTACAAAAAGAGCAGGCTGGTTCGAGTGCGTGGTACTGATGGACGTCAGACTTTTGGGCAGTTTGGGGAAGCTGAAGTTGTTAGTGCACGAGG GAGAGCGGCAAGTAAGGGAACTGGTTTCGTTGGTGGTGCAGGAGAAACTGAGCTTCAGCTCCAACGCCGAAG AATAGCAGACCGGAGGCTTCGCTTGTTATCCCAAATTAAAGAAGCCCAACGAACACGGCTATTGCAACGTGCTGCACGTAAGAGACAAAGTGGTTTAGCGGGTAAAAGTTTAGCCACCATTGCTGTCGTTGGTTACACAAATGCT GGAAAATCAACATTGACAAGTGCTTTAACAAGGACTGCTCTCTACTGCAATGAGCG ATTGTTTGCCACTTTAGATCCGACACTCAAGAATGCCATCCTTCCTTCTGG AAGGAAAGTGCTTTTTAGTGACACTGTTGGATTCATATCGGATTTGCCTATACAG TTGGTGGAAGCATTTCAGTCGACTCTGGAAGAAGTTGTAGAAGCTGATCTACTTCTG CATGTAGTTGATTCAACAGCTCCAAATATCGAGGAGCATCGTTCAACAGTCTTTCATGTCCTTAATCAAATTGGAGTACCAGAAGAGAAGCTTAAGAATATGATTGAAGTCTGGAATAAA ATTgattatgaagaagaagaagaagaagaagaggaagacatGCATTATCTAGAAGATGGtaagggagaagaagaagaagaagaagaagaagaagaagaagaagaagaagaagaagaagaagaagctgagttAAGCGAAGATTCAATAGCTGAAGAAACTGAAGCAACTGTCGATGAAgaccaaatccaaaaccaaGAAGATGACTCTGATGAATGGCTACTGTCTGAAGATGAAAATGTCAGCGACTCTGAGTTATGGAAAGTTCCGGAAGAGGCTAAAGTAGATGCTGCACAGAAGAGTGGACCTGATGTCAGAGTTTCTGCATTGACAGGAGTCGGTCTGAAGGAGTTGATGTAtctcattgatgaaaaattgaGTGGTGAAGATGAGAAGCGTAAGTCAGAGACAATAGTCGAAAGGAACGATTTTCAGAGCCGTAAATGGAGACCATCTTTTAAAGATGACGAAGAGTTTGCCGCTGGACAATAG
- the LOC106351622 gene encoding 1-aminocyclopropane-1-carboxylate synthase 9-like — protein MKQLSTKVTSNAHGQDSSYFLGWEEYEKNPYDEIKNPNGIIQMGLAENQLCFDLIETWLAKNPDAAGLKKDGQSIFKELALFQDYHGLPEFKKALAEFMEEIRGNRVTFDPRKIVLAAGSTSANETLMFCLAEPGDAFLLPTPYYPGFDRDLKWRTGAEIVPIHCSSSNGFQITESALQQAYQQAQKLDLNVKGILVTNPSNPLGTMLTRRELNLLVDFITSKNIHLISDEIYSGTVFGFEQFVSVMDVLKDKKLEDSEVSKRVHVVYSLSKDLGLPGFRVGAIYSNDEMVVSAATKMSSFGLVSSQTQYLLSALLSDKKFTGTYLNENKKRLKIRQRQLVSGLEAAGVTCLKSNAGLFCWVDMRHLLDTNTFEAELELWKKIVYEVKLNISPGSSCHCTEPGWFRVCFANMSEETLDLAMKRLKEYVESTDSNRLISKSSHERMKSLRKRTVSNWVFRVSWTDRVPDER, from the exons atGAAACAGCTGTCGACAAAAGTGACAAGCAATGCTCATGGACAAGACTCATCTTACTTCTTGGGATGGGAAGAATACGAGAAGAACCCATATGACGAAATCAAGAACCCTAATGGGATTATTCAAATGGGTCTTGCTGAAAATCag CTATGTTTTGATCTCATAGAGACATGGTTAGCTAAGAATCCAGACGCAGCCGGACTCAAGAAGGACGGCCAGTCTATTTTCAAAGAGCTTGCTCTCTTCCAAGATTATCATGGCCTACCCGAATTCAAGAAA GCTTTGGCAGAGTTTATGGAGGAAATAAGAGGGAATAGAGTAACATTTGACCCACGAAAGATTGTTCTAGCTGCTGGTTCAACCTCTGCCAACGAAACTCTCATGTTTTGTCTCGCAGAACCTGGAGATGCTTTCCTTTTACCCACTCCTTACTATCCAGG ATTCGATAGGGATTTGAAATGGAGAACCGGAGCAGAGATCGTACCGATTCATTGCTCGAGCTCTAATGGGTTCCAAATCACTGAGTCAGCTCTTCAACAAGCTTATCAGCAAGCTCAGAAGCTCGATCTTAACGTCAAAGGGATCCTTGTTACAAACCCATCTAACCCACTTGGAACGATGTTGACCAGAAGAGAACTAAACCTTCTCGTTGACTTCATTACCTCCAAAAACATTCATCTCATAAGCGACGAGATCTATTCAGGTACCGTTTTTGGGTTTGAACAATTCGTTAGCGTCATGGATGTCttaaaagacaagaaactcGAGGACAGCGAAGTCTCCAAACGAGTCCATGTCGTTTACAGTCTTTCCAAAGATCTCGGTTTACCCGGTTTTCGAGTTGGAGCAATATACTCCAACGACGAAATGGTTGTTTCGGCCGCGACGAAAATGTCGAGTTTCGGTCTCGTTTCTTCCCAAACACAATACCTTCTCTCTGCATTGCTTTCAGACAAGAAGTTCACAGGTACATACCTCAACGAAAACAAGAAAAGACTCAAGATTCGTCAAAGGCAACTCGTGTCCGGTCTTGAAGCCGCAGGAGTTACTTGTCTTAAAAGCAACGCTGGTTTGTTTTGTTGGGTCGACATGAGGCATCTCTTGGACACAAACACGTTCGAAGCAGAGCTTGAGCTTTGGAAGAAGATTGTGTACGAAGTGAAACTGAATATTTCACCCGGTTCATCGTGCCATTGTACTGAACCGggttggtttagggtttgtttcGCCAATATGAGTGAAGAGACACTCGATTTGGCGATGAAAAGGCTCAAAGAATACGTAGAGTCAACCGATAGTAACAGATTGATTTCAAAAAGCAGTCATGAAAGGATGAAGAGTTTGAGGAAGAGAACTGTCTCTAACTGGGTTTTCCGGGTTTCATGGACCGACCGTGTACCTGATGAACGATGA